The Arachis hypogaea cultivar Tifrunner chromosome 19, arahy.Tifrunner.gnm2.J5K5, whole genome shotgun sequence genome has a window encoding:
- the LOC112775675 gene encoding uncharacterized protein encodes MGCFMACFGLSNKRKRKKALYNVIAANQKYGSYEALAITEKAMIPYSDLRKRDECKEQNNVKSKKKKKKVTFNLNVQIYEPDPTAYKVLDNEEEEHENNAAEPAKKNSNSPSISREGSASLTVTYPPNYRYYNCSEDFGEEDVDYEESDIDDYEDDEEFDDGYDCDDGSSDKSLENDEAEAYGENSRQKELSDSSNSSAAEDRTRNQMPIDASGRDRSTNMHSVLSPVENLTQWKAIKAKVPSSKHRRKENVPSTPSTTTEAHSNFSPCFSMKSSVLQSKPLLPQVAVDASLSNWLISPNFNVSKTTIHCQ; translated from the exons ATGGGTTGTTTCATGGCATGTTTCGGTTTATCCAACAAAAGAAAGCGCAAAAAGgctctctacaatgttattgctgCAAACCAA AAATATGGAAGCTATGAAGCTCTTGCCATAACAGAAAAAGCCATGATTCCATATTCTGATTTGAG AAAAAGAGATGAATGTAAGGAGCAGAATAATgtcaaaagcaagaagaagaagaagaaagttacATTTAATCTGAATGTTCAGATATATGAGCCTGATCCCACAGCTTATAAGGTACTAGATAACGAGGAAGAAGAACACGAAAACAATGCTGCAGAACCAGCAAAGAAGAACTCGAATTCACCTTCCATCTCCAGAGAAGGATCTGCATCCTTAACAGTGACATACCCTCCAAATTACAGATATTATAACTGCAGTGAAGATTTCGGCGAAGAAGATGTAGACTACGAGGAATCTGACATTGATGACTATGAGGACGATGAAGAGTTTGATGATGGATATGATTGTGATGACGGTAGTAGTGACAAGAGTTTAGAGAACGATGAGGCTGAAGCATATGGTGAAAACAGCAGACAGAAGGAGTTGTCCGATTCGTCCAACTCATCTGCGGCCGAAGACAGGACAAGGAATCAGATGCCAATTGATGCAAGTGGAAGAGACAGAAGCACAAACATGCATTCTGTTCTGAGCCCTGTAGAGAACCTAACTCAGTGGAAAGCAATCAAAGCAAAAGTTCCATCAAGTAAGCACAGGAGGAAGGAGAACGTTCCAAGCACACCCTCGACCACCACTGAAGCTCACTCGAATTTCTCACCTTGTTTCAGCATGAAATCAAGTGTCCTTCAGTCTAAACCTCTGTTGCCTCAAGTTGCAGTTGATGCTAGTCTCTCAAACTGGTTAATTTCCCCTAATTTCAATGTCTCTAAGACCACAATTCATTGTCAATGA